In one window of Halorubrum sp. BV1 DNA:
- a CDS encoding MFS transporter: MNWRYKHTALALCTLAFTATMVARLVISPLVPAITTRFGVTNATVGLALSGMWLAYALAQFPSGLLGDRYGERRVILTAVGATAVASVLIAVAPTIHVFALFTVALGAGAGLHYSVATTFLTRQFDDIGRAIGVHVAGGPIAGLAAPPLAALVGSRYGWRAGILLGTAVAVPVFALFAWRVRPTSPVNPNQPVSDRLALGPLRELLSRPSIRYTTALATMGAFSWQATASFLPTFLEVGSGLSTALSALLFSLYFVVHGSTQPVTGSLSDWIGRDATAMITMGSGVVGYGLLVATARFDLGLAPTVAAVGFVGVAMSWGAPVQSRFMDLLSDTERGAGFGLVRTVYMTLGASGSVVVGYVSDTVGWAPAFGLLAGVMALALSALVANRLLGGRF; this comes from the coding sequence GTGAACTGGCGGTACAAGCACACGGCGCTCGCGCTCTGTACGCTCGCGTTCACCGCGACGATGGTCGCCCGTCTCGTCATCAGCCCGCTCGTCCCGGCGATCACGACGCGGTTCGGCGTGACGAACGCGACCGTCGGGCTCGCGCTCTCCGGGATGTGGCTCGCGTACGCGCTCGCGCAGTTCCCGTCTGGGCTCCTCGGCGACCGGTACGGCGAGCGGCGGGTCATCCTGACGGCCGTCGGTGCCACCGCCGTCGCCTCGGTGCTCATCGCGGTCGCGCCGACGATCCACGTCTTCGCACTGTTCACGGTGGCGCTCGGCGCGGGCGCGGGACTCCACTACTCGGTAGCGACCACGTTCCTCACGCGGCAGTTCGACGATATCGGGCGCGCCATCGGCGTCCACGTCGCCGGCGGGCCGATAGCCGGCCTGGCCGCGCCGCCGCTCGCCGCGCTCGTCGGGTCGCGGTACGGGTGGCGCGCTGGCATCCTCCTCGGAACCGCCGTCGCCGTGCCCGTCTTCGCGCTGTTTGCGTGGCGGGTGCGTCCCACGTCGCCGGTCAACCCGAACCAGCCCGTCAGCGACCGACTCGCGCTCGGTCCCCTCCGCGAACTTCTCTCGCGGCCGTCGATACGGTACACCACCGCACTCGCGACGATGGGCGCGTTTTCGTGGCAGGCCACCGCCTCCTTCCTCCCGACGTTCCTCGAAGTCGGCAGCGGGCTGTCGACGGCGCTGTCCGCGCTTTTGTTCTCGCTGTACTTCGTCGTCCACGGTAGCACGCAGCCGGTGACGGGATCGCTGTCCGACTGGATCGGTCGCGACGCGACCGCGATGATAACGATGGGGTCCGGCGTCGTCGGCTACGGACTGCTCGTCGCGACCGCGCGCTTCGATCTCGGCCTCGCGCCGACGGTCGCCGCCGTCGGCTTCGTCGGCGTCGCGATGTCGTGGGGCGCCCCGGTCCAGTCGCGGTTCATGGACCTGCTCTCGGACACCGAACGCGGCGCGGGGTTCGGACTCGTCAGAACCGTTTACATGACGCTCGGCGCGTCCGGAAGCGTCGTCGTCGGCTACGTCTCAGACACCGTGGGATGGGCA
- a CDS encoding Xaa-Pro peptidase family protein → MNRTRLDARLADLDTDGYLLDADQDDANQLYLSGFTGPDPFLTLYADGNVHLLVSGLEYGRARSESAADTVERHADYDYEYGGREARLDMYAAFVRDKGVESVSMPSRAPLGTADALRERGIDVAVDGDDRLGDVRAVKTDDEIAAIREAQRANEAAMRAAEDLLAAADVAGGGNGSVGSDGARDAADVDPGTLLHEGEPLTSERVAEEIEVTLLRHGCALDETIVAGGAQAADPHDRGSGPLRANEAIIVDIFPRSKATKYNADMTRTFCVGEPPAALREWYDLTERALSAALDAVEPGVTGEDVHAAACEVYEAAGEPTFRTDPETETGFIHSTGHGIGLDVHESPRLASGGDELEPGHVITVEPGLYDPDVGGVRIEDLVVVTEDGYENCTDYPVEFVV, encoded by the coding sequence ATGAACCGCACGCGACTCGACGCTCGTCTCGCCGACCTCGACACCGACGGGTACCTCCTCGACGCCGATCAGGACGACGCCAATCAGCTGTACCTCTCCGGCTTCACCGGACCCGACCCGTTCTTGACGCTGTACGCCGACGGCAACGTCCACCTGCTCGTCTCCGGGCTGGAGTACGGCCGCGCGCGGTCCGAGTCGGCGGCCGACACGGTCGAGCGCCATGCCGACTACGACTACGAGTACGGCGGCCGCGAGGCGCGTCTCGACATGTACGCCGCCTTCGTCCGCGACAAGGGTGTGGAGTCAGTGTCGATGCCGTCGCGCGCGCCCCTCGGCACCGCGGACGCGCTCCGCGAGCGCGGGATCGACGTCGCCGTCGACGGCGACGACCGCCTCGGCGACGTCCGCGCGGTGAAGACCGACGACGAGATAGCGGCGATCCGCGAGGCGCAGCGCGCCAACGAGGCCGCGATGCGAGCCGCCGAGGACCTCCTCGCCGCGGCCGACGTGGCGGGCGGCGGGAACGGCTCGGTCGGTTCCGACGGCGCGCGGGATGCCGCCGATGTCGACCCCGGCACGCTCCTCCACGAGGGCGAACCGCTCACGAGCGAGCGCGTCGCCGAGGAGATCGAGGTCACCCTGTTGCGCCACGGCTGCGCGCTCGACGAGACGATCGTCGCCGGCGGCGCGCAGGCCGCGGACCCCCACGACCGCGGCTCCGGTCCGCTCCGCGCGAACGAGGCGATCATCGTCGACATCTTCCCGCGCTCGAAGGCGACGAAGTACAACGCCGACATGACCCGGACGTTCTGCGTCGGCGAGCCGCCGGCCGCGCTCCGCGAGTGGTACGACCTTACCGAGCGCGCGCTCTCGGCCGCGCTCGACGCCGTCGAACCGGGCGTCACCGGCGAGGACGTGCACGCCGCGGCCTGCGAGGTGTACGAGGCGGCCGGCGAGCCGACGTTCCGAACCGACCCCGAGACGGAGACGGGGTTCATCCACTCGACGGGCCACGGGATCGGCCTCGACGTTCACGAGTCGCCCCGGCTCGCAAGCGGCGGCGACGAACTGGAGCCGGGCCATGTGATAACCGTCGAACCCGGTCTCTACGACCCCGACGTGGGCGGCGTCCGGATCGAGGACCTTGTCGTCGTCACCGAGGACGGCTACGAGAACTGCACCGACTACCCGGTCGAGTTCGTCGTCTAG